The following coding sequences are from one Leptolyngbya sp. NIES-3755 window:
- a CDS encoding group 2 sigma 70-type sigma factor (similar to AA sequence:cyanobase_aa:LBDG_45220), translating into MATKLPTDSFPIDAVVTEGDIDLSELESLEAEDLSPEGLAKSFKGKTSEYLGLSDDSVGMFLREMARYPLLTQAQEIELAREIAKGGVAGERAKRKLVRANLRLVVSIAKKYLNRGVPFLDLIQEGAMGLMRAAEKFDYERGYKFSTYAYWWIRQGITRAIASQSRTVRLPVHMVEKLNQVRKVRQMLSQELGRKPTKQELAGALDMEEDKLEQVLDVSQRTLSLHAWVGRDEDTELMQLIEDADNVAPNDNLDHKLLIDRLNSVLDHLSDREREIIKLRFGLTDGQHYTLSEIGQIYDLSRERVRQIQAKAMRKLRHPRRQALLKDWM; encoded by the coding sequence ATGGCAACCAAATTACCCACTGATTCCTTTCCGATCGATGCTGTTGTAACTGAAGGCGATATCGATCTTTCTGAACTCGAATCACTCGAAGCTGAGGATTTGTCTCCCGAAGGTTTAGCGAAGTCATTCAAAGGGAAGACGAGCGAATACCTTGGACTTTCTGATGATTCGGTTGGAATGTTCTTGAGGGAAATGGCAAGGTATCCGCTCCTGACTCAAGCACAAGAGATTGAATTAGCACGTGAGATTGCGAAAGGTGGAGTTGCTGGAGAACGAGCAAAACGGAAATTAGTTCGCGCTAACTTACGATTAGTCGTGTCGATCGCGAAAAAGTATTTAAACCGGGGTGTTCCGTTCTTAGATTTGATTCAAGAAGGGGCAATGGGCTTGATGAGAGCCGCTGAAAAATTCGACTACGAACGCGGTTATAAGTTCTCAACTTACGCTTACTGGTGGATTCGTCAGGGGATTACAAGAGCGATCGCATCGCAATCTAGAACGGTTCGCCTACCCGTTCACATGGTTGAAAAGCTCAATCAAGTCCGTAAAGTGCGTCAAATGCTCTCTCAAGAACTCGGTCGTAAGCCGACGAAGCAAGAGTTAGCGGGTGCGCTCGACATGGAAGAAGATAAGTTAGAGCAGGTTCTAGACGTGAGCCAGCGCACTCTATCGCTTCATGCTTGGGTCGGACGCGATGAAGATACTGAACTCATGCAACTGATCGAAGATGCAGATAACGTTGCACCGAACGATAACCTGGATCATAAATTGCTCATCGATCGACTCAATTCGGTGTTGGATCATTTAAGCGATCGAGAACGCGAAATTATCAAATTGCGATTTGGTTTAACCGATGGTCAGCACTACACGCTGAGTGAGATTGGACAGATTTATGATTTGTCGCGGGAACGAGTGCGCCAAATTCAAGCGAAAGCGATGAGAAAATTGCGTCATCCCCGTCGGCAAGCATTATTGAAAGATTGGATGTAA